The following coding sequences lie in one Xanthomonas hortorum pv. pelargonii genomic window:
- a CDS encoding O-antigen ligase family protein, which produces MNSLPTQPASLSQAAPIASRAGVRIAELGVFLMTALVVSMPSGLLPFGVCLLLGSLVGWRNLRAGIVTRDGSLRALGWLTAAVIAMSLLSIALFEHGLRDVDNRSRFLVLPWAALWAYALQPRQVWLWRGALAGVFAAMLIALLQVMNGADRAEGFTNAIVFADIALMLLVVAVFCRPVGNVRWLVGAAIAAVVVIVLSGSRGVYLSLLVTLGVLIWGAAWHSPRMRLLAFIGSAVLAVGVIVSVPALTDQMRLGELQRDLQRYEVGDSDSSAGARIERLHVAWDTLRAHPLTGVGVGRFDDAMRELPVCAGDTWLLRCHLGHAHNDLAEWGATQGVPGLLLLIAVYGVPLWIFVRLHRRSGQRQFRGPAAAGVMIVISYALCGLTQSMFAHQVSASFYTAMVGVLAGLAARQAQQAASQSLR; this is translated from the coding sequence ATGAATTCCTTGCCCACTCAACCCGCTTCGCTGTCGCAGGCTGCCCCCATCGCATCGCGGGCAGGCGTGCGCATCGCCGAACTGGGCGTGTTCCTGATGACCGCACTGGTGGTCAGCATGCCGAGCGGCCTGCTGCCGTTCGGCGTGTGCCTGCTGCTCGGTTCGCTGGTGGGTTGGCGCAACCTGCGTGCGGGCATCGTCACGCGCGATGGGTCGCTGCGTGCGCTGGGCTGGCTGACGGCGGCGGTCATCGCGATGTCGCTGCTGTCGATCGCCCTGTTCGAACATGGGCTGCGCGACGTCGATAACCGCTCGCGCTTTCTGGTGCTGCCGTGGGCTGCGTTGTGGGCGTACGCGCTGCAGCCGCGCCAGGTCTGGTTGTGGCGCGGCGCACTAGCCGGCGTGTTCGCAGCCATGTTGATCGCCTTGTTGCAGGTGATGAACGGTGCCGACCGCGCGGAAGGCTTTACCAACGCGATTGTGTTCGCCGATATCGCGCTGATGCTGCTGGTGGTGGCGGTGTTCTGTCGCCCGGTGGGCAACGTGCGCTGGCTGGTCGGCGCGGCCATCGCTGCGGTGGTGGTCATCGTGCTCAGTGGCAGCCGTGGTGTGTACCTGTCGTTGCTGGTGACCCTGGGTGTGCTGATCTGGGGCGCGGCCTGGCATAGCCCGCGCATGCGTTTGCTGGCCTTCATCGGTAGCGCCGTGCTGGCGGTGGGCGTGATCGTCAGCGTGCCGGCCTTGACCGATCAAATGCGTCTGGGTGAATTGCAGAGAGACCTGCAACGCTACGAGGTCGGCGACAGCGATTCGTCTGCCGGCGCCCGCATCGAGCGGCTGCATGTGGCCTGGGATACCTTGCGCGCGCATCCGCTCACTGGCGTGGGCGTCGGGCGTTTCGACGATGCGATGCGCGAGTTGCCGGTGTGTGCCGGCGATACCTGGTTGCTGCGTTGTCATCTGGGTCACGCGCATAACGATCTGGCCGAATGGGGCGCCACGCAGGGCGTTCCGGGCCTGTTGCTGTTGATCGCGGTGTATGGCGTGCCGCTGTGGATCTTCGTGCGATTGCATCGGCGCAGCGGGCAGCGCCAGTTTCGCGGGCCGGCAGCGGCCGGCGTGATGATCGTGATCAGCTACGCGCTATGTGGATTGACCCAATCGATGTTCGCGCATCAGGTCTCGGCGAGTTTCTACACGGCGATGGTCGGTGTGCTGGCTGGCCTGGCAGCGCGTCAGGCGCAGCAGGC
- a CDS encoding ArnT family glycosyltransferase yields MLKTRASTDFWLLAITAVLVIGAGLGLRDPWPADEPRFALVAKQMVLSGDWLFPHRGNELYSDKPPMLMWLQALFYTLLGNWRVAFLLPSLLAALGTLACVYDLGRRLWTRRVGLYAAWMLLFTLHFTFQAKKAQIDPLVVFWITLANYGLLRHLLMGPAWRWWTLGWFAAGLGVITKGVGVIALLMLIPAGIASARGWPGVRVHVRDRRFWLGPLFFFVAILLWFVPMMVTALTAGQPEYRVYLNDILLRQTAKRYASSWDHAQPVWYHLKGMATMWLPTILLLPWAIPAWRRRLKRRDPRYLLPLAWWLLVLVFFTIPSGKRDVYILPALPMFCLALAPLAAGLLRRAGVQRVLFGFALLLTVVFSVGGVAMLIGHPGFEQKIMDSRGVGSEATDPLGWLLLAVGVWGIASLLLLRVRRSALAVASLLGAWWVAFGLVCYPIFNDSSSSGAVMREAGRRIGAHAQLGLVAWKEQNLLMADRSAQTFGFKVPWEQQLQRGVTWQAEQPAQRWLLVQETALLACVDRSRSQLVGVANRRRWWLVPADAVQGSCVASSNERAVEAQEQGNLETE; encoded by the coding sequence ATGCTCAAGACCCGTGCTTCCACCGATTTCTGGCTGCTGGCCATCACCGCTGTATTGGTCATCGGTGCCGGGCTGGGATTGCGTGACCCTTGGCCGGCGGACGAGCCGCGGTTTGCGCTGGTCGCCAAGCAGATGGTGCTGAGCGGCGACTGGCTGTTCCCGCATCGCGGCAACGAGCTGTACTCGGACAAGCCGCCGATGCTGATGTGGCTGCAGGCGCTGTTCTACACGCTGCTGGGCAATTGGCGGGTGGCGTTCCTGCTGCCGTCGCTGCTGGCAGCCTTGGGCACGCTGGCCTGCGTGTACGACCTGGGGCGGCGGCTGTGGACCCGGCGCGTCGGCCTGTATGCGGCCTGGATGCTGCTGTTCACGTTGCACTTCACCTTCCAGGCCAAGAAGGCGCAGATCGACCCGCTGGTGGTGTTCTGGATCACCCTGGCCAATTACGGGCTGTTGCGCCATCTGTTGATGGGCCCGGCCTGGCGCTGGTGGACGCTGGGCTGGTTCGCCGCCGGGCTGGGCGTGATCACCAAAGGCGTCGGGGTGATCGCGTTGCTGATGCTGATCCCGGCCGGCATTGCGTCGGCGCGCGGTTGGCCGGGCGTACGCGTGCATGTGCGCGATCGGCGCTTCTGGCTGGGGCCGCTGTTTTTCTTTGTCGCGATCCTGCTGTGGTTCGTGCCGATGATGGTGACCGCGCTGACCGCAGGTCAGCCCGAATACCGCGTGTATCTCAACGACATCCTGCTGCGCCAGACCGCCAAGCGCTACGCCAGCTCCTGGGACCACGCGCAACCGGTCTGGTACCACTTGAAGGGCATGGCCACGATGTGGCTGCCGACCATCCTGCTGCTGCCATGGGCAATCCCGGCCTGGCGGCGACGGCTCAAGCGCCGCGATCCGCGCTATCTGCTGCCGCTGGCGTGGTGGCTGTTGGTGCTGGTGTTCTTCACCATTCCCAGCGGCAAGCGCGATGTCTACATCCTGCCGGCGCTGCCGATGTTCTGCCTGGCGCTGGCGCCGTTGGCGGCGGGGCTGTTGCGCCGGGCCGGGGTGCAGCGCGTGTTATTCGGATTCGCGCTGCTGCTGACGGTGGTCTTCAGCGTTGGCGGGGTGGCGATGCTGATCGGGCATCCGGGCTTCGAGCAGAAGATCATGGACAGCCGCGGGGTCGGCAGCGAGGCCACCGACCCGCTCGGCTGGCTGTTGCTGGCGGTGGGGGTGTGGGGCATAGCCAGCCTGCTGTTGCTGCGGGTGCGCCGCTCCGCGCTTGCGGTCGCCTCGCTGCTGGGTGCGTGGTGGGTGGCGTTCGGGCTGGTCTGCTACCCGATCTTCAACGACTCCAGCTCGTCGGGCGCGGTGATGCGCGAGGCCGGGCGCCGGATCGGGGCGCATGCGCAGCTCGGGCTGGTGGCCTGGAAAGAGCAGAACCTGCTGATGGCCGACCGCTCCGCGCAGACCTTCGGCTTCAAGGTGCCGTGGGAACAACAGCTGCAACGCGGGGTGACCTGGCAGGCAGAGCAGCCTGCGCAACGCTGGCTGTTGGTGCAGGAGACGGCGTTGCTGGCCTGCGTGGATCGCAGTCGCAGCCAATTGGTGGGGGTGGCCAACCGTCGTCGCTGGTGGCTGGTGCCGGCCGATGCGGTGCAGGGCAGCTGCGTGGCGAGCTCCAACGAGCGGGCGGTGGAAGCACAGGAGCAGGGCAACCTGGAGACCGAATGA
- the rsmB gene encoding 16S rRNA (cytosine(967)-C(5))-methyltransferase RsmB, which produces MSTEAATAGVASRLAAARVLTAVFDQGRSLKAELAASLPGLSDPRDRALVEAICFAVLRRRPAYDVALRQWLERPLPPRDAELKALLMTGFAQLDVLQLPAHAALSATVDACRALGRPRQAGMVNAILRRAQREGFPAVSADAGWPSWLRKQLRADWGDDAEDIFVASALMAPMWLRVHRGRTDPAAYVARLAELGIAAEIDAVLPDAVRLHSALPVSQLPGFAEGEVSVQDGSAQQVADALQLAASARVLDACAAPGGKAAHLLERRPGLQLTALDVDARRLERVQQTLQRTVPGAQVVLHAADAADPAAWWDGQPFDAVLLDAPCSATGVVRRQPDVLLHRRADDIDVLSALQARLLDATWRTLRPGGQLLYTTCSLLARENQAQVEAFLQRTADAQAQSLGAQFGHAAGPGRQRFPGEQHCDGFFYALLLKTS; this is translated from the coding sequence ATGTCGACGGAAGCCGCCACTGCCGGCGTTGCCTCGCGTCTGGCCGCTGCGCGGGTGCTGACGGCGGTGTTCGACCAGGGCCGCTCGCTCAAGGCCGAGCTGGCCGCAAGCTTGCCCGGCCTGAGCGATCCACGCGACCGCGCGCTGGTGGAGGCGATCTGTTTTGCGGTGTTGCGCCGCCGCCCGGCCTACGACGTAGCGCTGCGGCAGTGGCTGGAGCGCCCGTTGCCGCCGCGCGATGCTGAACTGAAAGCGTTGCTGATGACCGGCTTCGCCCAGCTCGACGTGCTGCAACTGCCTGCGCATGCGGCGTTGTCGGCCACCGTGGATGCGTGTCGTGCGCTGGGCCGGCCGCGTCAGGCCGGCATGGTCAACGCGATCCTGCGGCGTGCGCAGCGCGAGGGTTTCCCGGCGGTGTCTGCCGATGCCGGTTGGCCGTCCTGGTTGCGCAAGCAGCTGCGTGCCGATTGGGGCGATGACGCCGAAGATATCTTCGTTGCAAGCGCGCTGATGGCGCCGATGTGGCTGCGGGTGCATCGCGGGCGCACCGATCCGGCCGCGTATGTCGCGCGCCTGGCCGAACTGGGCATCGCTGCCGAAATCGATGCGGTGTTGCCGGATGCGGTGCGCTTGCACAGTGCGCTGCCGGTGAGTCAATTGCCTGGCTTTGCCGAAGGCGAGGTCTCGGTGCAGGACGGCTCTGCGCAGCAGGTGGCCGATGCACTGCAGTTGGCCGCGTCCGCGCGTGTGCTCGATGCCTGCGCCGCGCCCGGTGGCAAGGCGGCGCACCTGCTGGAACGTCGTCCCGGCCTGCAGCTCACTGCACTGGATGTGGATGCGCGCCGGCTGGAACGCGTGCAGCAGACCCTGCAGCGCACCGTGCCAGGCGCGCAGGTCGTACTGCATGCGGCCGACGCCGCCGATCCCGCCGCGTGGTGGGACGGGCAGCCGTTCGATGCGGTGCTGCTGGATGCGCCGTGTTCGGCCACCGGCGTGGTGCGCCGTCAACCGGATGTGCTGCTGCATCGCCGCGCCGACGATATCGATGTCTTGAGCGCCTTGCAGGCACGCTTGCTCGATGCGACCTGGCGCACGCTGCGTCCGGGCGGGCAGTTGCTTTACACCACCTGCTCCTTGCTCGCGCGTGAGAACCAGGCCCAGGTGGAGGCGTTTTTGCAACGTACTGCCGATGCACAGGCGCAGTCGCTGGGTGCGCAGTTTGGTCATGCGGCAGGGCCGGGGCGCCAGCGGTTTCCAGGCGAGCAGCACTGCGACGGATTTTTCTACGCGCTTTTGCTAAAAACCTCCTGA
- the fmt gene encoding methionyl-tRNA formyltransferase: MKIIFAGTPDFAVASLRAAAQRHEVVAVYTQPDRPAGRGRGLTASPVKLEAIARGIPVFQPQTLRSPEALATLRALDADLMVVVAYGLILPKAVLAAPTYGCWNVHASLLPRWRGAAPIQRAIEAGDTETGVCLMQMEAGLDTGPVLLSQRLEIGEQETGGQLHDRLAALGAQVLSDGLGLLRAGVRPVAQPQPAEGVTYAHKLDKAQARLDWAQPAQELARRVRAFNPWPVAEAMLAGERVRLHGAVALELAHRQAPGTLLAASKQGIDIACGAGALRVRVLQREGGKAITAADYLNARRDLPALT; encoded by the coding sequence ATGAAAATCATATTCGCCGGTACGCCGGATTTTGCCGTCGCCTCGTTGCGCGCGGCCGCGCAGCGACATGAAGTGGTGGCGGTCTATACCCAGCCGGATCGGCCTGCCGGCCGCGGCCGTGGGCTGACCGCCTCGCCGGTCAAGCTGGAAGCGATCGCGCGCGGCATCCCGGTGTTTCAGCCGCAGACGCTGCGCTCACCCGAGGCCCTGGCGACGCTGCGCGCGCTCGATGCTGACCTGATGGTAGTGGTGGCTTACGGCTTGATCCTGCCCAAGGCAGTGCTGGCCGCGCCGACCTACGGCTGCTGGAACGTGCATGCCTCGTTACTGCCGCGTTGGCGTGGTGCCGCGCCGATCCAGCGTGCGATCGAGGCCGGCGATACCGAGACCGGCGTGTGCCTGATGCAGATGGAAGCCGGTCTGGATACCGGCCCGGTGCTGCTGTCGCAACGTCTGGAGATCGGGGAGCAGGAAACCGGCGGGCAGCTGCATGACCGCCTCGCCGCGCTGGGTGCGCAGGTGCTGTCCGATGGGCTGGGGTTGCTGCGTGCCGGCGTTCGCCCGGTGGCGCAACCGCAGCCGGCCGAGGGAGTGACCTACGCGCACAAGCTGGACAAGGCGCAGGCGCGGCTGGACTGGGCGCAGCCGGCGCAGGAGCTGGCGCGGCGCGTGCGTGCGTTCAACCCCTGGCCGGTGGCCGAGGCGATGCTGGCCGGTGAGCGTGTGCGCCTGCATGGCGCAGTGGCGCTGGAGCTGGCACATCGGCAGGCGCCGGGCACCCTGCTCGCTGCCAGCAAGCAGGGCATCGATATCGCCTGCGGTGCGGGTGCGTTGCGGGTACGCGTCTTGCAGCGCGAGGGCGGCAAGGCGATCACCGCCGCCGACTACCTCAACGCGCGCCGCGATCTGCCGGCGCTGACCTGA
- the def gene encoding peptide deformylase, whose protein sequence is MALLPILEFPDPRLRTKAVPVDAAEVTSPAFQRLLDDMFQTMYEAPGIGLAASQVDVHKRFMVIDVSDEKNLPQVFINPQIVSKQGEQLYQEGCLSVPGIYADVSRADAITVRYVDRHGQAQELSTEGLLAVCIQHEMDHLDGKLFVDYLSPLKREMVRKKLAKQRKHVA, encoded by the coding sequence ATGGCTTTGCTCCCTATTCTCGAATTTCCCGACCCGCGGCTGCGCACCAAGGCCGTGCCGGTGGATGCTGCCGAGGTCACCAGCCCGGCATTTCAACGCTTGCTCGACGATATGTTCCAGACCATGTACGAGGCGCCCGGCATCGGCCTGGCCGCCAGTCAGGTGGATGTGCACAAGCGTTTCATGGTGATCGACGTCAGCGACGAGAAGAACCTGCCGCAGGTGTTCATCAACCCGCAAATCGTCAGCAAACAGGGCGAGCAGCTGTATCAGGAAGGCTGCCTGTCGGTGCCGGGCATCTATGCCGATGTCAGCCGTGCCGATGCGATCACGGTGCGCTATGTCGACCGCCACGGGCAGGCGCAGGAACTGAGCACCGAAGGCCTGCTGGCGGTGTGCATCCAGCATGAGATGGATCACCTGGACGGCAAGTTGTTTGTCGATTATCTGTCGCCGCTCAAGCGCGAGATGGTGCGCAAGAAACTGGCCAAGCAGCGCAAACACGTGGCCTGA
- a CDS encoding LysM peptidoglycan-binding domain-containing protein — MLKRLRTVVAAAMLTVATYAAAQAVGEHPETYVVRKGDTLWDIAGRFLQKPWLWPEIWQANPQIQNPHLIYPGDVISLAYLDRVAKGTVQPGPRQEAPINAIPLSEVEPFLKNLRVTDDFDGLPYVVGLEGGRSRATTGQLAYVVGLDDAQPGQRFAVVRPTVKFSLPKPNDDLDMAGNSVAGSGNIWKNYIAPSSRREFLGYELAQVNVGTITRSAAGGNSKAATLLLQDSGREVRAGDRIIAVEAQPYDLQFIPHPPSEQATQTELRVLAISDAFIVGGTRDVIAISGGAREGINNGTVFSIWRKGRTVSDRVKHSRFSRADDDFSGPAGSTVGLPDEYVSHAMVFRTFDKVSYALVMESVKPTGLGYIVKHPDAQ, encoded by the coding sequence ATGTTGAAACGACTTCGTACGGTCGTCGCTGCGGCGATGCTGACCGTCGCGACCTACGCTGCCGCGCAAGCGGTGGGCGAACATCCAGAGACTTACGTGGTCCGCAAGGGGGATACCCTTTGGGACATCGCTGGGCGTTTTCTGCAAAAGCCGTGGCTGTGGCCGGAAATCTGGCAGGCCAATCCGCAAATACAGAACCCGCACCTGATCTACCCGGGCGATGTGATCAGCCTGGCCTACCTGGATCGCGTCGCCAAGGGCACTGTGCAGCCCGGCCCGCGTCAGGAAGCGCCGATCAATGCGATTCCGCTGTCGGAAGTGGAGCCGTTTCTCAAAAACCTGCGCGTCACCGACGACTTCGACGGCCTGCCGTATGTCGTGGGTCTGGAAGGCGGTCGTTCGCGTGCCACCACTGGCCAGTTGGCCTATGTGGTCGGCCTGGATGACGCGCAGCCGGGTCAGCGCTTTGCGGTGGTGCGCCCGACCGTGAAGTTCAGCCTGCCCAAACCCAACGATGATCTGGATATGGCCGGCAATAGCGTCGCCGGCTCCGGCAACATCTGGAAGAACTACATCGCGCCGAGCAGTCGCCGCGAGTTCCTGGGGTATGAACTGGCGCAGGTCAACGTCGGCACCATTACCCGCAGCGCGGCAGGCGGCAATTCCAAGGCGGCGACTTTGCTGCTGCAGGACAGCGGCCGTGAAGTGCGTGCGGGCGATCGCATCATCGCGGTCGAGGCACAGCCCTACGATCTGCAGTTCATTCCGCATCCACCGTCGGAACAGGCCACGCAGACCGAGTTACGCGTACTCGCCATCTCCGATGCCTTCATCGTCGGCGGTACCCGCGACGTGATCGCCATCTCCGGTGGCGCGCGCGAGGGCATCAACAACGGCACCGTGTTTTCGATCTGGCGCAAGGGCCGTACGGTCAGCGACCGCGTCAAACACTCGCGTTTTTCGCGGGCTGACGATGACTTCAGCGGTCCGGCCGGTTCCACCGTCGGCCTGCCCGACGAATACGTCTCGCACGCGATGGTGTTCCGCACCTTCGACAAGGTCAGCTATGCGTTGGTGATGGAAAGCGTTAAGCCGACCGGCCTGGGCTACATCGTCAAGCATCCAGACGCGCAGTAA
- the dprA gene encoding DNA-processing protein DprA has translation MALIAPDLRALLILLLAGGRSPPRRTLLTTFASPTEILAAGSDAWCAAGCDALQSALLRVPDTQALDAALHWCAQPGHHLIGWQDPDYPALLRHLINPPLALFVDGDPNALWHPAVAVVGSRAATAGGREHTRAFASSLAGAGLGIVSGMAAGVDAIAHEAALARADGITVAVVGTGTDVAYPAHHHGLRDRIAARGAVVSEYLPGTAAAAGHFPARNRIIAGLALGTLVVEAAMRSGALITARLAAEAGREVFALPGSLHNPLARGCHHLIRQGATLAQEPAQIIDGLRLLSGELADALRQRLAAPTDQARTAPKASTARPDPDYQRLWQALGHDPTPMDALVERTGLTAATLSSMLLIMELEGDVVTEHGRYTRNP, from the coding sequence ATGGCCCTGATTGCTCCCGACCTGCGTGCGTTGTTGATCCTGCTGCTGGCCGGCGGCCGCAGCCCGCCGCGCCGTACGCTGCTGACGACGTTCGCCTCGCCGACCGAGATCCTTGCCGCCGGCTCCGATGCATGGTGCGCTGCCGGCTGCGACGCGCTGCAATCGGCCCTGCTGCGTGTCCCCGACACGCAGGCGCTGGACGCAGCGCTGCACTGGTGCGCGCAGCCCGGGCATCACCTCATCGGCTGGCAGGATCCGGACTATCCCGCCCTGCTGCGGCATCTGATCAATCCGCCGCTGGCCTTGTTCGTGGACGGCGACCCCAATGCGTTGTGGCATCCAGCGGTGGCGGTGGTCGGCAGCCGCGCAGCCACCGCCGGAGGGAGGGAGCACACCCGCGCGTTCGCTTCCAGCCTGGCGGGCGCCGGGCTGGGCATCGTCAGCGGCATGGCGGCAGGCGTGGATGCGATCGCCCACGAGGCCGCGCTGGCCCGCGCCGACGGCATCACCGTAGCGGTGGTCGGCACCGGCACCGATGTGGCCTACCCCGCACACCATCACGGCTTGCGCGATCGCATCGCCGCGCGTGGTGCGGTCGTCAGCGAGTACCTGCCCGGCACAGCGGCGGCCGCGGGGCACTTCCCGGCCCGCAACCGGATCATCGCCGGGCTGGCATTGGGCACGCTGGTGGTCGAAGCGGCCATGCGCTCGGGCGCGCTGATCACCGCGCGGCTGGCAGCTGAGGCCGGGCGTGAAGTGTTCGCCCTGCCCGGCTCGCTGCACAATCCGCTCGCGCGCGGCTGCCATCACCTGATCCGTCAGGGTGCCACCCTGGCCCAGGAGCCGGCCCAGATCATCGACGGGCTGCGCCTGCTCTCGGGCGAGTTGGCCGATGCCTTGCGCCAGCGCCTGGCCGCCCCCACTGATCAGGCCAGGACGGCGCCCAAGGCCTCTACCGCGCGCCCGGATCCGGACTACCAGCGCTTGTGGCAGGCACTTGGCCACGACCCAACCCCTATGGATGCATTGGTCGAACGCACCGGATTGACGGCCGCCACGCTGTCCTCCATGCTGCTCATCATGGAACTGGAGGGAGACGTGGTCACCGAGCACGGTCGCTATACCCGCAATCCCTAG
- a CDS encoding DUF494 family protein: protein MKESILDVLLYLFEHYFSEDADLVRDRDSLQNGLIQAGFSPAEISKAFDWLDALSEQRPSVARPHVDGPVRIYQGPELDKLDVDCRGFLMFLEQHRILDADQRELVLDRAMALDQDELDLDDLKWVVLMVLFNQPGAEAAYAWMETQMFLDEPEPVH, encoded by the coding sequence ATGAAAGAGAGCATTCTTGATGTACTGCTGTACCTGTTCGAACATTATTTCAGCGAAGACGCGGACCTGGTCCGTGACCGTGACTCGCTTCAGAATGGCCTGATCCAGGCTGGCTTCAGCCCTGCAGAAATCAGTAAAGCCTTCGATTGGCTGGACGCGCTCTCCGAGCAGCGGCCTAGCGTTGCGCGCCCGCACGTCGACGGGCCGGTGCGTATATACCAGGGCCCGGAATTGGACAAGCTCGATGTGGATTGCCGTGGGTTTCTGATGTTCCTGGAGCAACACCGCATTCTCGATGCCGATCAGCGCGAGTTGGTGCTGGACCGCGCCATGGCGCTGGACCAGGACGAGCTTGATCTGGACGACCTCAAGTGGGTGGTGCTGATGGTGCTGTTCAACCAGCCGGGCGCCGAAGCGGCCTACGCATGGATGGAAACGCAGATGTTCCTCGACGAGCCTGAACCCGTACACTGA
- a CDS encoding pilin, which produces MSSWYYAEGNRHRRGLVAGEALLGLYRDRAIALDTLVWREGLTQWVPLSACAEELGPPISTDLSAAAQPPPLPSAAAHVSPAHVAVLPAHRLPNHGPGWSLAVVMCAVVGMFVLVAVIGILAAIALPAYQDYVGRTKVAKAVAALAPLKPQIAEFLAQEGRCPVNGDSGFQAPEHYANDVLTSVRVGRFDTTQCGIEAVMHAPTSAKLDGKALWLDFDVDASSWQCSSEIDDNQLPPDCRG; this is translated from the coding sequence ATGAGCAGTTGGTATTACGCCGAGGGCAACCGCCATCGGCGTGGCCTGGTGGCCGGCGAGGCCTTGCTGGGTCTGTATCGTGATCGCGCGATTGCCCTGGATACCCTGGTCTGGCGCGAAGGCCTGACCCAATGGGTGCCATTGTCTGCCTGCGCCGAAGAGCTCGGGCCGCCGATCTCCACCGATTTGAGCGCTGCAGCGCAGCCTCCGCCACTGCCATCGGCGGCGGCACACGTGTCGCCTGCCCACGTGGCTGTACTGCCAGCGCATCGCCTGCCGAACCACGGGCCGGGATGGTCGCTGGCGGTGGTCATGTGCGCGGTGGTGGGGATGTTTGTCCTGGTGGCGGTGATCGGCATTCTGGCTGCAATCGCGCTGCCGGCTTATCAGGACTATGTGGGACGCACCAAAGTCGCCAAGGCAGTGGCCGCGTTGGCGCCATTAAAGCCGCAGATCGCCGAATTTCTCGCGCAGGAAGGCCGTTGTCCGGTCAATGGCGACAGCGGCTTCCAGGCGCCCGAGCATTATGCAAACGACGTGCTGACCAGCGTGCGGGTCGGCCGTTTCGACACCACCCAGTGCGGCATCGAAGCGGTGATGCATGCACCGACATCGGCCAAGCTCGATGGCAAGGCGTTGTGGCTGGATTTCGACGTTGATGCGAGCAGTTGGCAGTGCAGTTCCGAGATCGACGACAACCAACTTCCGCCGGACTGCCGCGGTTAG